One Fuerstiella marisgermanici DNA window includes the following coding sequences:
- a CDS encoding serine/threonine-protein kinase → MTVETVHFHPELLQRFLNADLSDEEQTACERHLELCDTCREQLQASAADDTWWEDASDFLQDDEFEINRTTDDSSLPTAIVDRVDGTEESTSADGIPANVRQIIAWLNPTDDPAMLGRLGGYEIAGVVGVGGMGVVLKGFDRSLNRYVAIKILAPHLATSGAARQQFAREAQAAAAVVHSNVVAIHGVDESNSLPYLVMPYLRGTSLQRRIDEHGALSVSEMLRLGMQTARGLAAAHDQGLVHRDVKPANILLDGTTERVLLTDFGLARAADDASLTQSGVIAGTPHFMSPEQAEGAAIDHRSDLFSLGSVLYAMCTGRPPFRADTSWGILRKVTDAQPHAIRDLNPDVPNWLCQIIERLLEKDSSRRFQSADEVAELLEQCLAHVQQPNDCKLPESLTTQVDRTAIQRFSRTRYRVIGMLALVVAVVVASQTLFPQLPPSDNTATKQADDAAPMSMAEEPLEIVDESLLDWDDADFGELSSIRNAIEKLDEESLQLIPVPRPNE, encoded by the coding sequence ATGACTGTTGAAACTGTACATTTTCATCCAGAGCTGTTGCAGCGATTTCTGAACGCGGACCTTTCGGACGAAGAGCAGACCGCGTGTGAGCGACATCTTGAATTGTGCGACACGTGTCGCGAGCAGCTTCAGGCTTCGGCGGCGGACGACACATGGTGGGAAGACGCCAGCGACTTTCTGCAGGACGATGAATTCGAAATCAACAGAACAACGGATGATTCTTCCCTGCCAACGGCGATTGTCGACAGGGTTGACGGGACGGAAGAAAGCACATCCGCTGACGGCATTCCCGCTAACGTTCGCCAGATTATTGCGTGGCTCAATCCGACTGACGATCCCGCGATGCTGGGACGCCTTGGCGGATACGAAATCGCAGGCGTCGTTGGTGTGGGCGGCATGGGAGTTGTTCTGAAGGGGTTTGATCGGTCGCTTAACCGGTACGTAGCCATCAAAATTCTGGCACCGCATCTTGCGACCAGCGGTGCGGCTCGACAACAATTCGCGAGGGAAGCTCAGGCTGCGGCGGCTGTCGTTCACAGTAATGTCGTCGCTATTCATGGAGTCGACGAATCGAATTCGCTGCCCTATTTGGTGATGCCGTATCTGCGAGGCACGTCGTTACAACGTCGGATCGACGAACACGGCGCGTTGAGTGTCTCGGAGATGCTGCGTTTGGGAATGCAGACGGCTCGCGGATTGGCGGCGGCTCATGATCAGGGACTGGTACACCGCGACGTGAAGCCCGCCAACATCCTGCTGGACGGCACAACGGAACGAGTCCTTCTGACAGACTTCGGACTGGCTCGCGCGGCCGACGATGCCAGCCTGACTCAGAGTGGAGTCATCGCCGGAACGCCGCACTTTATGTCGCCCGAGCAGGCGGAGGGTGCGGCGATCGATCATCGCAGTGATCTGTTCAGTTTGGGAAGCGTGCTGTACGCCATGTGTACGGGCCGCCCACCGTTTCGAGCGGACACGAGTTGGGGCATTCTGCGAAAAGTCACGGACGCTCAACCGCATGCCATTCGCGATCTGAATCCGGACGTTCCCAACTGGTTGTGCCAGATCATTGAACGACTGCTTGAGAAAGATTCCTCGCGACGATTTCAATCAGCAGATGAAGTCGCGGAACTGCTGGAACAGTGCCTCGCCCACGTGCAGCAACCCAATGACTGTAAGCTGCCGGAAAGTCTGACGACGCAGGTCGACCGCACGGCCATCCAGAGATTCTCGCGGACGCGCTACCGCGTGATCGGTATGTTGGCGCTGGTTGTCGCGGTCGTGGTGGCGAGTCAAACGCTCTTCCCTCAGTTGCCGCCGTCGGACAACACAGCCACAAAGCAGGCGGACGACGCGGCTCCTATGTCTATGGCGGAAGAACCGCTCGAAATCGTTGATGAAAGCCTGCTGGATTGGGATGACGCCGACTTTGGCGAGCTTTCTTCAATACGAAACGCCATTGAAAAACTGGATGAGGAGTCGCTGCAGCTTATCCCCGTCCCGAGGCCGAATGAATAA
- a CDS encoding RNA polymerase sigma factor: MHGIPDTQASLLIRVKDPLDRDAWLEFSDIYRPVIYRMARRRGLQDADAQDLAQTILASVAAKVGDWQHDPKRGRFRSWLARVTRNAIVDHLRRVRPDRATGGSSLIQRLLQHPESEVTTQAEIRREQRRQLFRRVAEEIRPEFEEATWAAFWMTSVDLSAVVDVAEKLDRTVGSVYAARSRIMRRLRERVAEREADFDDC; encoded by the coding sequence TTGCACGGGATTCCTGACACGCAGGCGAGTTTGTTGATTCGGGTGAAAGATCCGCTCGACCGCGATGCGTGGCTGGAATTTTCGGACATCTATCGCCCCGTCATTTACAGGATGGCTCGACGCCGCGGGCTGCAGGATGCGGATGCTCAGGATCTGGCTCAGACAATCCTGGCGTCGGTCGCGGCGAAAGTCGGCGATTGGCAACACGATCCCAAACGCGGTCGGTTTCGATCGTGGCTCGCACGGGTGACTCGCAACGCAATCGTCGACCATCTGAGACGAGTCCGGCCGGATCGAGCCACCGGTGGCAGCAGTTTGATTCAACGGCTGTTGCAGCATCCGGAATCGGAAGTCACAACTCAGGCAGAGATCCGGCGTGAGCAACGCCGGCAGTTGTTCCGTCGAGTGGCGGAAGAAATACGTCCCGAATTTGAAGAAGCGACATGGGCCGCGTTCTGGATGACGTCTGTCGATTTGTCAGCCGTCGTCGATGTGGCGGAGAAACTGGATCGCACCGTTGGATCAGTATATGCAGCTCGATCACGAATCATGCGACGACTTCGCGAACGAGTGGCAGAACGGGAGGCCGACTTCGATGACTGTTGA
- a CDS encoding right-handed parallel beta-helix repeat-containing protein, giving the protein MAPPVDERQLPLEMHSRMEQRPSITVGNKDAVLVGSDNRVLQAAVDYVAALGGGTVEIGPGEFLMHDSLHLRSNVTVRGTEGETILRKAKGVRSPLALDGDFGEQQLTVKNAEGFEVGHGVAIRDDRSGGFHTTVARITGRTGNTFSIDKPLMADCMVRGNARAATVFPVVSGYDVQGVRIENLTIEGNKDQNIALNGCRGAGIFLYRGFGTTISNCTVRNYNGDGISFQQSNDVTVQHCVSEGNTQLGFHPGSGSQRPQVTANVARNNGTDGLFLCWRVRHGVFANNELEGNGRYGISIGHKDTDNLLEANHVRLNGEDGIHFRNETFGMAAHRNRLKDNVIEDNGTKGSGAGIRVRGETDGLIFENNQIRDTRSAESQTQTTGILIDKQAGRVTLKKNQITAKTAIDDKRDE; this is encoded by the coding sequence GTGGCTCCGCCTGTGGATGAACGTCAGTTGCCGCTGGAGATGCATTCCAGGATGGAGCAACGTCCGTCCATCACCGTCGGCAACAAAGACGCTGTGCTGGTGGGAAGCGACAATCGGGTGTTGCAGGCGGCGGTGGATTACGTTGCGGCTCTGGGTGGCGGCACGGTTGAGATCGGGCCCGGCGAATTTTTGATGCACGATTCGCTGCACCTGCGGTCGAATGTGACTGTGCGTGGAACCGAGGGAGAAACGATTCTTCGCAAGGCGAAAGGCGTGCGATCGCCACTTGCCCTGGACGGCGACTTCGGAGAACAGCAGCTGACCGTGAAGAACGCCGAAGGTTTTGAAGTCGGACACGGCGTGGCGATCCGCGACGATCGCTCAGGAGGTTTTCACACGACTGTTGCTCGCATTACCGGGCGGACCGGCAACACCTTTTCGATTGACAAACCGCTGATGGCCGATTGCATGGTCCGTGGCAACGCTCGCGCGGCCACCGTGTTTCCGGTCGTCAGCGGATACGATGTGCAGGGAGTGCGCATTGAGAACCTCACCATCGAAGGGAACAAGGATCAGAACATCGCGTTGAACGGCTGTCGAGGTGCGGGCATCTTTCTGTATCGCGGGTTCGGGACCACGATCAGCAATTGCACCGTGCGGAATTACAACGGCGACGGAATTAGTTTTCAGCAGTCGAATGACGTCACCGTTCAACATTGTGTGAGTGAAGGCAACACTCAGCTGGGTTTTCATCCGGGCAGTGGATCACAGCGGCCGCAGGTGACGGCCAACGTGGCTCGTAACAACGGGACCGACGGCTTGTTCCTGTGTTGGCGAGTGCGTCACGGGGTATTCGCGAACAATGAACTGGAAGGCAACGGTCGATACGGAATTTCAATCGGGCACAAAGACACGGACAATCTGCTGGAAGCAAACCACGTTCGGCTCAACGGTGAGGACGGCATTCACTTCCGCAACGAAACGTTCGGAATGGCGGCGCATCGCAACCGCTTGAAGGACAACGTCATCGAAGACAATGGCACCAAGGGTTCTGGTGCCGGGATCCGCGTACGTGGTGAGACGGACGGGTTGATCTTCGAGAACAACCAGATTCGGGACACCCGTTCTGCAGAATCACAGACTCAAACAACCGGCATTCTGATCGACAAACAGGCGGGCCGAGTGACGCTGAAGAAGAATCAGATCACGGCAAAAACGGCGATCGACGACAAACGCGACGAGTGA